A genomic window from Luteolibacter sp. LG18 includes:
- a CDS encoding SGNH/GDSL hydrolase family protein, with amino-acid sequence MKYLCRFLLCCSLVSALGGIAPRATAAEEPAPLPVKVFKDLKAGQKKNVVVYGTSLTIKGAWAQALKEYFDAKFPGQVTFVNAAKAGMHSNWGVENFQKRVLDAKPDLLFIEFSMNDAATPNNVPLEKSKANLDTMVKAARQQNPDVDIVLQTMDIAWDSPRVPEKKYGSDRPELPAYYEVYRSYARDHKLPLVDNYPNWLKIQKEEPERYQKAVPDGIHPSSTSSRGITWPAVEALLEKARAAAP; translated from the coding sequence ACCGCCGCCGAAGAACCCGCGCCCCTGCCCGTGAAGGTCTTCAAGGATCTGAAGGCGGGGCAGAAGAAGAACGTGGTCGTGTATGGCACCAGCCTCACGATCAAGGGTGCGTGGGCGCAGGCGCTGAAGGAATACTTCGATGCGAAGTTCCCCGGCCAGGTCACGTTCGTGAACGCCGCCAAGGCGGGCATGCACTCGAACTGGGGGGTCGAGAATTTCCAGAAGCGGGTGCTCGATGCCAAGCCGGACCTGCTCTTCATCGAGTTCTCGATGAACGACGCCGCCACCCCGAACAACGTCCCGCTGGAGAAGTCGAAAGCGAACCTCGACACCATGGTGAAGGCGGCCCGCCAGCAGAATCCGGACGTCGACATCGTGCTCCAGACGATGGACATCGCGTGGGACTCGCCGCGGGTGCCGGAAAAGAAATACGGCAGCGACCGCCCCGAACTCCCCGCCTACTACGAGGTGTACCGGAGCTACGCGCGCGATCACAAGCTGCCGCTGGTGGACAACTATCCGAACTGGCTGAAGATCCAGAAGGAGGAGCCGGAGCGCTACCAGAAGGCCGTGCCCGATGGCATCCACCCGAGCAGCACCAGCAGCCGCGGCATCACCTGGCCCGCCGTCGAGGCGCTGCTCGAAAAGGCCCGTGCCGCGGCTCCTTGA